From the genome of Halomonas sp. I5-271120, one region includes:
- the puuE gene encoding allantoinase PuuE, with protein MNSPAHDGYPRDLIGYGRTPPQANWPGRARIAVQFVLNYEEGAESCVLHGDSHSEQFLSEIAGAEAYPDRHLSMESIYEYGSRAGVWRVLREFERRGLPLTVFGVAMALQRHPDVAQAFKELGHEVACHGYRWIHYQNVPEAVERDHLERALSIFESLYGELPLGWYTGRDSPNTRRLLLDQGGFLYDSDYYGDDLPFWTDAQDSQGHAHRHLIVPYTLDTNDMRFASPTGFDHGEPFFQYLRDAFDVLYAEGAETPKMLSIGLHCRLIGRPGRFRALQRFLDHLEAHDRVWITRRVDIARHWQAEHPA; from the coding sequence ATGAATTCACCCGCGCATGACGGCTATCCCCGCGATCTGATCGGCTACGGCCGCACGCCGCCCCAGGCCAACTGGCCCGGGCGGGCCCGAATCGCCGTGCAGTTCGTGCTCAATTACGAAGAGGGTGCCGAGAGCTGTGTGCTGCACGGCGACAGCCACTCCGAACAGTTTCTCTCCGAAATCGCCGGCGCCGAGGCCTACCCTGATCGCCATCTGAGCATGGAGTCGATCTACGAATACGGCTCTCGGGCCGGCGTGTGGCGGGTGCTTCGCGAGTTCGAGCGCCGCGGCCTGCCGCTGACCGTGTTCGGCGTCGCCATGGCGCTGCAGCGCCACCCTGACGTGGCGCAGGCGTTCAAGGAGCTTGGCCATGAGGTGGCCTGTCATGGCTATCGCTGGATTCACTATCAGAACGTGCCCGAAGCGGTCGAGCGCGATCACCTAGAGCGCGCGCTTTCGATCTTCGAGTCGCTCTACGGTGAGCTGCCCCTGGGCTGGTACACCGGCCGCGACAGCCCCAATACGCGGCGCCTGCTGCTCGATCAGGGCGGTTTTCTCTATGACAGCGACTACTACGGCGATGACCTGCCGTTCTGGACCGACGCCCAGGACAGCCAGGGGCATGCGCATCGCCACCTGATCGTGCCCTACACGCTGGACACCAACGATATGCGCTTCGCCTCGCCGACCGGTTTCGACCACGGTGAGCCGTTCTTCCAGTACTTGCGCGACGCCTTCGACGTGCTCTACGCCGAAGGTGCGGAGACGCCGAAGATGCTCTCGATTGGCCTGCATTGCCGGCTGATCGGCCGTCCCGGGCGGTTTCGCGCGCTGCAGCGTTTCCTCGATCATCTCGAGGCCCATGACCGGGTGTGGATAACCCGGCGTGTGGATATCGCACGTCACTGGCAGGCCGAGCATCCGGCCTGA
- a CDS encoding aspartate/glutamate racemase family protein, giving the protein MRIRVINPNTTATMTATIGEAASRIASPGTHIMATTPESGPVSIESHFDEAISAVGVLEEVMAGEREQVDAYIIACFGDPGLLAARELTRAPVIGIAEAAFHMASLISTRFSIVTTLGRTGIIAEHLLESYGFRHHCRRVRAAEIPVLDLEEQGEAALSRIIDECRRARDEDGIGAIVLGCGGMADLTGEISEAVGLPVVEGVTAAVKLTEALVGLGLGTSKFGDLAFPRPKAFTGRFEHLSHMTLT; this is encoded by the coding sequence ATGCGGATTCGCGTCATCAACCCCAATACCACGGCGACCATGACCGCCACCATCGGCGAGGCGGCCTCGCGTATCGCCTCGCCGGGCACCCACATCATGGCCACGACCCCAGAGAGTGGCCCGGTTTCCATCGAGAGCCACTTCGATGAAGCCATCAGCGCCGTCGGCGTGCTCGAGGAGGTGATGGCCGGCGAGCGCGAGCAGGTCGATGCCTACATCATCGCCTGCTTCGGTGACCCGGGGCTGCTGGCCGCTCGTGAGCTGACACGGGCCCCGGTCATCGGCATCGCCGAGGCGGCCTTTCACATGGCCTCGCTGATCAGCACCCGCTTCTCCATCGTCACCACCCTGGGGCGCACCGGCATCATCGCCGAGCATCTCCTGGAGAGCTATGGCTTCCGCCACCACTGCCGGCGGGTGAGAGCCGCGGAGATTCCGGTGCTGGACCTGGAAGAACAGGGCGAGGCCGCGCTGTCGCGCATCATCGACGAGTGTCGACGTGCCCGTGACGAAGACGGCATCGGCGCCATCGTGCTGGGCTGCGGGGGCATGGCCGATCTAACCGGCGAGATCAGCGAAGCCGTCGGCCTGCCGGTAGTCGAGGGCGTGACCGCTGCGGTCAAGCTCACCGAGGCCCTGGTGGGGCTGGGGCTGGGCACCAGCAAGTTCGGCGATCTGGCCTTCCCGCGTCCCAAAGCCTTCACCGGGCGCTTCGAACACCTGTCTCACATGACTCTCACATGA